From Astyanax mexicanus isolate ESR-SI-001 chromosome 13, AstMex3_surface, whole genome shotgun sequence, the proteins below share one genomic window:
- the LOC103034140 gene encoding F-box only protein 6 isoform X1, whose translation MKRRRVQMGHSASSPDSSFCPVSLPLAVVEEILLNLPMQQVVCVCRLVCREWKLVVDSASFWKEKCRREGLKPRNADKSAREWQLFYWLCKRRRNLLKNPNAEEDYTGWDIVENGGDKWSIEGMFTPHPDSSVTKCFVTSYFPCVKRQLINLEQEGYSPALLDEIQPDIIISDWYAPRWDCGSEYLICVELLNRKKKPMQIFQPEPVIFPQWNEQQWNQMTHIFKDYGRGVRYIRFTHGGKDTQFWAGWYGIRVTNSSVEIYPAVES comes from the exons ATGAAAAGAAGGAGGGTGCAAATGGGTCATTCAGCAAGCAGCCCAGACTCGAGTTTT TGCCCTGTGAGTCTTCCCCTTGCTGTTGTTGAGGAGATCCTGCTGAACCTCCCCATGCAGCAGGTGGTGTGTGTTTGTCGTCTGGTGTGTCGCGAGTGGAAGCTGGTGGTAGACAGCGCTTCGTTCTGGAAAGAGAAATGTCGCAGGGAAGGTCTGAAACCTCGGAATGCTGACAAAAGTGCTCGAGAATGGCAGCTCTTCTACTGGCTGTGTAAGAGACGCCGCAACCTGCTGAAGAACCCCAACGCTGAAG AGGATTATACTGGATGGGACATTGTAGAAAATGGAGGCGACAAGTGGAGTATAGAAGGAATGTTTACTCCTCATCCGGACAGCTCAGTAACAAAATGCTTTGTTACCTCTTATTt TCCCTGTGTAAAGAGGCAGCTGATCAATTTGGAGCAAGAGGGCTACAGTCCTGCACTACTCGATGAAATACAGCCAGACATCATCATATCAGACTG GTATGCTCCGAGGTGGGACTGCGGTAGTGAATATCTGATTTGTGTAGAGCTGCTCAATCGCAAAAAGAAGCCAATGCAAATCTTTCAACCAGAGCCAGTGATTTTTCCACAGTGGAATGAGCAGCAGTGGAATCAG ATGACTCATATCTTCAAGGACTATGGGCGAGGTGTTCGCTATATCCGCTTCACTCATGGAGGGAAAGACACACAGTTCTGGGCCGGCTGGTATGGAATACGAGTCACTAATAGTAGTGTGGAAATTTACCCGGCAGTGGAATCGTAG
- the LOC103038244 gene encoding cytolytic toxin-alpha isoform X2, with protein sequence MKSVSLDFTCSSISNGTDSIDSRLRPVSPAPSFMSLNSNQSMNHPIAFSDGSNAGHSRPRSECPSMKSEQSMNHPVAFSDGSGSRSRDMKQRLCNIHNRPLDILCKTDQDFICLICMMEEHKTDNERADGELSYLLKYVSRVPEKDNSLTFVEVAALGRPLHVGTLYDCRNDSFFSDDALWDVDTVSSSKVSLSQPHTDVRILEGDSLQDRLESLDLTTALRASVVSGLVNVMKAAAFLEHPAQSQLQDRITLHYRTSTRLELLGHRLLHSGAPLLVTNQNSATHVVVAVLYGGQSFFVFDKESDSSEGVQELKAAVSKMITCSNAAELLSEETSFASCKCSVYTDAEDFTLVDFKTAVTLYSCHQKLLGPQGEEGGPLKVWLYPLKNLKQTPAFVPQEISEDLLHKAENVLNHLEYLKADQGICLDTMSSFSNLFGITWIVALKNTLSKFSLLLKQYQRAFQRGLASCIKTIREKGEEGQENLRDLLRRNTQSPFSPQNLNQWLRNKEAEVRALNECRSANITIIKTQDDLKRVIEDSQAGGVLCFALTSLEGEDQFLSALKQHIHLLIMDNTQAAQAPFRLPDVSQKILSDLCSFLFTREVEEHAEKTKFIAACLPNERFPGSSIYLYQSGKVVSQNLKVDIKPAPVEIITVKQTCVTLKLQSLKMAFADRYRLEYKAVSCRGTTGTEPKWKAIEIWRTGSNVVVLGVNPGTHYQLRHAIMNSDSMSDYSRITEFQTLARARPGQPTVMKQKTLSLFPGAARKVMLTLLCSATWWSIAKLVWRVGSQF encoded by the exons ATGAAGAGTGTTTCACTGGATTTCACCTGCTCATCTATAAGTAATGGAACAGATTCCATTGACTCGAG GCTGAGGCCAGTGTCCCCTGCACCCAGCTTCATGTCTCTGAACAGTAATCAGTCAATGAATCATCCAATAGCTTTCAGCGATGGATCAAATGCTGGTCATTCAAG ACCGAGGTCTGAGTGTCCATCTATGAAAAGTGAGCAGTCAATGAATCATCCAGTAGCATTTAGTGATGGATCAGGTTCAAG GTCTAGAGACATGAAACAGAGACTCTGCAACATACACAACAGACCTCTGGACATTTTATGCAAAACTGACCAGGATTTCATTTGTCTAATCTGTATGATGGAGGAGCACAAAACTGATAATGAG CGAGCTGATGGTGAGCTGTCTTACCTGTTAAAATATGTCAGCAGAGTGCCTGAAAAAGATAATA GTTTGACCTTTGTGGAGGTAGCTGCACTTGGTCGGCCGTTGCATGTGGGGACGTTGTATGACTGCCGCAATGATTCTTTTTTCTCAG ATGATGCTCTGTGGGATGTGGACACTGTGTCTTCTTCAAAAGTGTCTCTCTCCCAACCCCACACGGATGTAAGGATATTAGAGGGAGATTCTCTGCAGGACAGACTTGAATCTCTGGACCTGACCACAGCTCTAAGAGCTAGTGTTGTATCAGGGCTGGTAAATGTGATGAAAGCTGCTGCTTTTCTGGAACACCCTGCTCAGTCCCAGCTACAGGACCGAATCACTTTGCACTACAGAACCTCCACCAGACTGGAACTGCTTGGTCACAGACTGCTACACAGTGGAGCTCCTCTCTTAGTGACCAATCAAAACTCAGCAACACATGTGGTTGTAGCTGTGCTGTACGGAGGCCAAAGCTTTTTCGTCTTTGATAAGGAGAGTGACAGCAGCGAAGGTGTTCAAGAGCTCAAGGCTGCAGTCAGCAAGATGATCACTTGCTCAAATGCAGCTGAACTTCTCTCTGAGGAAACAAGCTTTGCCTCGTGTAAATGTTCTGTTTACACTGATGCCGAAGATTTTACTCTTGTGGACTTTAAAACAGCTGTGACACTTTACAGCTGCCACCAAAAGCTCCTAGGACCACAAGGTGAGGAAGGAGGTCCTCTTAAAGTCTGGCTCTACCCTCTGAAAAACCTTAAACAGACACCTGCGTTTGTGCCTCAGGAAATTAGTGAAGACTTGTTGCACAAAGCAGAGAATGTTCTGAACCATCTGGAGTATCTGAAAGCAGATCAAGGCATTTGTCTGGACACGATGTCCAGTTTCTCTAATCTTTTTGGAATTACCTGGATTGTAGCCCTAAAAAACACACTTTCTAAATTTTCCTTGCTTCTGAAGCAGTACCAAAGAGCATTTCAGAGAGGACTGGCTTCCTGCATTAAGACCATACGAGAGAAAGGAGAGGAAGGACAGGAGAATCTGAGAGACCTTCTGAGGAGGAACACACAGTCACCTTTCAGTCCACAGAACTTGAATCAGTGGCTCAGAAACAAAGAAGCTGAAGTGAGGGCTTTAAATGAATGCAGGTCTGCCAACATCACCATCATAAAAACACAAGATGATCTGAAGCGCGTCATTGAAGATTCCCAAGCTGGTGGAGTGTTGTGTTTCGCTCTTACTTCACTGGAGGGTGAAGATCAGTTTCTGTCTGCCTTGAAACAGCATATCCATTTACTGATTATGGACAACACACAAGCTGCACAAGCACCGTTCAGGCTTCCTGATGTCAGTCAGAAAATCCTTTCTGACCTTTGCTCATTTCTTTTCACTAGAGAAGTTGAGGAACATGCAGAGAAAACCAAGTTCATTGCAGCATGCTTACCCAATGAACGATTTCCTGGCTCCTCAATTTACCTTTACCAAAGTGGGAAAGTTGTGAGTCAGAATTTGAAAGTTGATATAAAACCAGCACCTGTAGAAATAATTACAGTGAAGCAAACTTGTGTTACCTTGAAGTTGCAGAGTTTGAAGATGGCATTTGCTGATCGGTACAGACTAGAGTATAAAGCAGTGAGCTGCAGAGGAACGACCGGCACTGAGCCAAAATGGAAAGCCATTGAAATCTGGAGAACTGGATCAAATGTTGTGGTTTTAGGTGTCAATCCAGGGACACATTACCAGCTCAGGCATGCTATAATGAACAGTGACAGCATGAGTGACTACAGCAGAATCACAGAGTTTCAGACACTTGCTAGAGCCAGACCTGGACAGCCAACTGTGATGAAACAGAAAACTCTCTCACTATTTCCTGGTGCTGCGCGAAAAGTGATGTTGACTCTCCTGTGCTCTGCTACATGGTGGAGTATAGCAAAGCTGGTCTGGAGGGTTGGCAGTCAGTTCTAA
- the LOC103034140 gene encoding F-box only protein 6 isoform X2, with product MKRRRVQMGHSASSPDSSFQVVCVCRLVCREWKLVVDSASFWKEKCRREGLKPRNADKSAREWQLFYWLCKRRRNLLKNPNAEEDYTGWDIVENGGDKWSIEGMFTPHPDSSVTKCFVTSYFPCVKRQLINLEQEGYSPALLDEIQPDIIISDWYAPRWDCGSEYLICVELLNRKKKPMQIFQPEPVIFPQWNEQQWNQMTHIFKDYGRGVRYIRFTHGGKDTQFWAGWYGIRVTNSSVEIYPAVES from the exons ATGAAAAGAAGGAGGGTGCAAATGGGTCATTCAGCAAGCAGCCCAGACTCGAGTTTT CAGGTGGTGTGTGTTTGTCGTCTGGTGTGTCGCGAGTGGAAGCTGGTGGTAGACAGCGCTTCGTTCTGGAAAGAGAAATGTCGCAGGGAAGGTCTGAAACCTCGGAATGCTGACAAAAGTGCTCGAGAATGGCAGCTCTTCTACTGGCTGTGTAAGAGACGCCGCAACCTGCTGAAGAACCCCAACGCTGAAG AGGATTATACTGGATGGGACATTGTAGAAAATGGAGGCGACAAGTGGAGTATAGAAGGAATGTTTACTCCTCATCCGGACAGCTCAGTAACAAAATGCTTTGTTACCTCTTATTt TCCCTGTGTAAAGAGGCAGCTGATCAATTTGGAGCAAGAGGGCTACAGTCCTGCACTACTCGATGAAATACAGCCAGACATCATCATATCAGACTG GTATGCTCCGAGGTGGGACTGCGGTAGTGAATATCTGATTTGTGTAGAGCTGCTCAATCGCAAAAAGAAGCCAATGCAAATCTTTCAACCAGAGCCAGTGATTTTTCCACAGTGGAATGAGCAGCAGTGGAATCAG ATGACTCATATCTTCAAGGACTATGGGCGAGGTGTTCGCTATATCCGCTTCACTCATGGAGGGAAAGACACACAGTTCTGGGCCGGCTGGTATGGAATACGAGTCACTAATAGTAGTGTGGAAATTTACCCGGCAGTGGAATCGTAG
- the cdc42l2 gene encoding cell division cycle 42 like 2 produces the protein MQTIKCVVVGDGAVGKTCLLISYTTNKFPSEYVPTVFDNYAVTVMIGGEPYTLGLFDTAGQEDYDRLRPLSYPQTDVFLVCFSVVSPSSFENVKEKWVPEITHHCPKTPFLLVGTQIDLRDDPSTIEKLAKNKQKPITPETAEKLARDLKAVKYVECSALTQKGLKNVFDEAILAALEPPEPKKKRKCVLL, from the exons ATGCAGACCATTAAATGTGTAGTAGTTGGGGATGGTGCTGTGGGTAAAACCTGCCTTTTGATTTCATATACGACAAACAAGTTCCCATCAGAGTATGTACCAACA gttTTTGATAACTATGCCGTAACTGTAATGATTGGGGGTGAACCATACACTCTTGGATTATTTGACACTGCAG gccaggAGGATTATGATCGGTTGAGGCCTCTGAGCTACCCCCAAACCGATGTCTTCTTAGTTTGTTTCTCAGTAGTTTCACCCTCATCCTTTGAAAATGTCAAGGAAAAA TGGGTGCCTGAGATCACCCACCACTGTCCAAAGACCCCGTTCCTGTTGGTCGGAACTCAGATTGACTTGAGAGACGATCCTTCTACTATTGAAAAGCTTGCAAAGAACAAGCAGAAACCCATCACTCCTGAAACAGCAGAGAAACTAGCGAGAGACTTGAAAGCAGTCAAATATGTGGAATGTTCAGCTTTAACACAG AAAGGGCTGAAGAACGTATTTGATGAGGCCATACTAGCTGCCTTGGAGCCCCCAGAGCCTAAGAAGAAACGTAAATGTGTTCTTTTATGA
- the LOC103038244 gene encoding cytolytic toxin-alpha isoform X1 produces MKSVSLDFTCSSISNGTDSIDSRLRPVSPAPSFMSLNSNQSMNHPIAFSDGSNAGHSRPRSECPSMKSEQSMNHPVAFSDGSGSSRSRDMKQRLCNIHNRPLDILCKTDQDFICLICMMEEHKTDNERADGELSYLLKYVSRVPEKDNSLTFVEVAALGRPLHVGTLYDCRNDSFFSDDALWDVDTVSSSKVSLSQPHTDVRILEGDSLQDRLESLDLTTALRASVVSGLVNVMKAAAFLEHPAQSQLQDRITLHYRTSTRLELLGHRLLHSGAPLLVTNQNSATHVVVAVLYGGQSFFVFDKESDSSEGVQELKAAVSKMITCSNAAELLSEETSFASCKCSVYTDAEDFTLVDFKTAVTLYSCHQKLLGPQGEEGGPLKVWLYPLKNLKQTPAFVPQEISEDLLHKAENVLNHLEYLKADQGICLDTMSSFSNLFGITWIVALKNTLSKFSLLLKQYQRAFQRGLASCIKTIREKGEEGQENLRDLLRRNTQSPFSPQNLNQWLRNKEAEVRALNECRSANITIIKTQDDLKRVIEDSQAGGVLCFALTSLEGEDQFLSALKQHIHLLIMDNTQAAQAPFRLPDVSQKILSDLCSFLFTREVEEHAEKTKFIAACLPNERFPGSSIYLYQSGKVVSQNLKVDIKPAPVEIITVKQTCVTLKLQSLKMAFADRYRLEYKAVSCRGTTGTEPKWKAIEIWRTGSNVVVLGVNPGTHYQLRHAIMNSDSMSDYSRITEFQTLARARPGQPTVMKQKTLSLFPGAARKVMLTLLCSATWWSIAKLVWRVGSQF; encoded by the exons ATGAAGAGTGTTTCACTGGATTTCACCTGCTCATCTATAAGTAATGGAACAGATTCCATTGACTCGAG GCTGAGGCCAGTGTCCCCTGCACCCAGCTTCATGTCTCTGAACAGTAATCAGTCAATGAATCATCCAATAGCTTTCAGCGATGGATCAAATGCTGGTCATTCAAG ACCGAGGTCTGAGTGTCCATCTATGAAAAGTGAGCAGTCAATGAATCATCCAGTAGCATTTAGTGATGGATCAGGTTCAAG CAGGTCTAGAGACATGAAACAGAGACTCTGCAACATACACAACAGACCTCTGGACATTTTATGCAAAACTGACCAGGATTTCATTTGTCTAATCTGTATGATGGAGGAGCACAAAACTGATAATGAG CGAGCTGATGGTGAGCTGTCTTACCTGTTAAAATATGTCAGCAGAGTGCCTGAAAAAGATAATA GTTTGACCTTTGTGGAGGTAGCTGCACTTGGTCGGCCGTTGCATGTGGGGACGTTGTATGACTGCCGCAATGATTCTTTTTTCTCAG ATGATGCTCTGTGGGATGTGGACACTGTGTCTTCTTCAAAAGTGTCTCTCTCCCAACCCCACACGGATGTAAGGATATTAGAGGGAGATTCTCTGCAGGACAGACTTGAATCTCTGGACCTGACCACAGCTCTAAGAGCTAGTGTTGTATCAGGGCTGGTAAATGTGATGAAAGCTGCTGCTTTTCTGGAACACCCTGCTCAGTCCCAGCTACAGGACCGAATCACTTTGCACTACAGAACCTCCACCAGACTGGAACTGCTTGGTCACAGACTGCTACACAGTGGAGCTCCTCTCTTAGTGACCAATCAAAACTCAGCAACACATGTGGTTGTAGCTGTGCTGTACGGAGGCCAAAGCTTTTTCGTCTTTGATAAGGAGAGTGACAGCAGCGAAGGTGTTCAAGAGCTCAAGGCTGCAGTCAGCAAGATGATCACTTGCTCAAATGCAGCTGAACTTCTCTCTGAGGAAACAAGCTTTGCCTCGTGTAAATGTTCTGTTTACACTGATGCCGAAGATTTTACTCTTGTGGACTTTAAAACAGCTGTGACACTTTACAGCTGCCACCAAAAGCTCCTAGGACCACAAGGTGAGGAAGGAGGTCCTCTTAAAGTCTGGCTCTACCCTCTGAAAAACCTTAAACAGACACCTGCGTTTGTGCCTCAGGAAATTAGTGAAGACTTGTTGCACAAAGCAGAGAATGTTCTGAACCATCTGGAGTATCTGAAAGCAGATCAAGGCATTTGTCTGGACACGATGTCCAGTTTCTCTAATCTTTTTGGAATTACCTGGATTGTAGCCCTAAAAAACACACTTTCTAAATTTTCCTTGCTTCTGAAGCAGTACCAAAGAGCATTTCAGAGAGGACTGGCTTCCTGCATTAAGACCATACGAGAGAAAGGAGAGGAAGGACAGGAGAATCTGAGAGACCTTCTGAGGAGGAACACACAGTCACCTTTCAGTCCACAGAACTTGAATCAGTGGCTCAGAAACAAAGAAGCTGAAGTGAGGGCTTTAAATGAATGCAGGTCTGCCAACATCACCATCATAAAAACACAAGATGATCTGAAGCGCGTCATTGAAGATTCCCAAGCTGGTGGAGTGTTGTGTTTCGCTCTTACTTCACTGGAGGGTGAAGATCAGTTTCTGTCTGCCTTGAAACAGCATATCCATTTACTGATTATGGACAACACACAAGCTGCACAAGCACCGTTCAGGCTTCCTGATGTCAGTCAGAAAATCCTTTCTGACCTTTGCTCATTTCTTTTCACTAGAGAAGTTGAGGAACATGCAGAGAAAACCAAGTTCATTGCAGCATGCTTACCCAATGAACGATTTCCTGGCTCCTCAATTTACCTTTACCAAAGTGGGAAAGTTGTGAGTCAGAATTTGAAAGTTGATATAAAACCAGCACCTGTAGAAATAATTACAGTGAAGCAAACTTGTGTTACCTTGAAGTTGCAGAGTTTGAAGATGGCATTTGCTGATCGGTACAGACTAGAGTATAAAGCAGTGAGCTGCAGAGGAACGACCGGCACTGAGCCAAAATGGAAAGCCATTGAAATCTGGAGAACTGGATCAAATGTTGTGGTTTTAGGTGTCAATCCAGGGACACATTACCAGCTCAGGCATGCTATAATGAACAGTGACAGCATGAGTGACTACAGCAGAATCACAGAGTTTCAGACACTTGCTAGAGCCAGACCTGGACAGCCAACTGTGATGAAACAGAAAACTCTCTCACTATTTCCTGGTGCTGCGCGAAAAGTGATGTTGACTCTCCTGTGCTCTGCTACATGGTGGAGTATAGCAAAGCTGGTCTGGAGGGTTGGCAGTCAGTTCTAA